Proteins encoded in a region of the Neodiprion lecontei isolate iyNeoLeco1 chromosome 5, iyNeoLeco1.1, whole genome shotgun sequence genome:
- the LOC107222108 gene encoding nuclear protein localization protein 4 homolog isoform X5: MSKSTLITLRVQSPEGTKRIEVRPTDTVRDLFEKVHDTFNLDSFSFGLYKLKNHKDELVSSRSKTVLGTGLSHGDMVYLVPLNGTVLRPQDGPSTSSASINIPAEPMPSTSRLSQGSMAINSSRPLASVTEDEVDQQLWKLDGKIQQKRDEKLCRHGANGCCVHCSPLEPFDEAYLKEQNIKHLSFHSYLRKLTAGVDRGKFLQLEDISCRIKTGCKDHPPWPRGICSKCQPNAITLNRQQYRHVDNVMFENASLVERFLNYWRSTGHQRVGYLYGRYEIHSDVPLGIRAVVAAIYEPPQDSTRDTVSLLPDPRQELVDELARLLGLQRVGWIFTDLIAEDVKKGTVKHVRNIDSHFLSAQECIMAGYFQNQHPNPCRFSPSGYFGSKFVTVCVTGDDKNQVHMEGYEVSNQCMALVRDGCLVPTKDAQELGYVIESTDKQYVPDVYYKEKDSYGNEVSRLARPLPVEYLLVDVPASTPLTPQFTFHVNEDNTPFPVENRLVDGQLQEFSSLCTYMQQFAPNQFFEAISDFHLLLFIATMDMLPMKDYMVPLLTAIRSGNREQALEWAHSEHWATVEQLISATAATTPHAPQGITFSNNPGASMSAVGVGTSAGTGAAVNPVPEQPLWTCRHCTFINPADLATCDMCSLPR, from the exons ATGTCAAAATCAACGCTAATT acTCTCAGAGTTCAATCACCCGAAGGCACCAAACGGATAGAAGTGAGACCGACTGATACAGTCCGTGATCTCTTTGAAAAG GTACATGATACGTTTAACTTGGACAGCTTTAGTTTTGGATTATATAAACTAAAAAATCACAAGGATGAACTCGTATCTTCTCGAAGCAAAACAGTCCTTGGAACAGGATTGTCTCACGGCGATATGGTCTACCTTGTGCCCCTCAATGGCACAGTATTACGGCCACAGGATGGACCATCGACTAGTAGTGCCTCCATAAATATTCCTGCCG AACCAATGCCGAGTACGAGCAGATTATCGCAGGGATCTATGGCCATCAATTCATCTCGACCTCTTGCCAGTGTCACGGAAGATGAAGTAGATCAACAACTGTGGAAGCTTGATGGCAAGATACAGCAGAAGCGTGACGAGAAATT ATGCCGCCATGGTGCAAACGGGTGCTGCGTGCACTGCTCACCATTAGAACCATTTGATGAAGCATACCTCAAGGAACAAAACATCAAGCATTTATCATTCCACTCGTACCTCAGAAAGCTCACAGCTGGGGTTGATAG AGGGAAATTTCTTCAACTGGAGGACATAAGTTGTCGCATAAAGACAGGCTGCAAAGATCACCCACCATGGCCTCGTGGGATTTGCAGTAAATGTCAGCCCAACGCTATCACGTTGAATCGGCAACAGTATCGTCACGTTGATAACGTCATGTTTGAGAATGCTAGTCTAGTGGAGCGCTTTTTGAACTACTGGCGTAGTACCGGACATCAACGTGTTGGTTACCTCTATGGTAGATATGAAATACACTCAGACGTACCCCTAGGCATTAGGGCTGTAGTTGCTGCAATATACGAACCTCCACAA GACAGCACGAGAGATACTGTATCTCTCCTACCAGATCCAAGACAAGAATTAGTCGACGAACTTGCTCGACTTCTTGGTTTGCAAAGAGTGGGGTGGATATTCACAGATTTAATTGCTGAAGATGTCAAAAAAGGCACG GTGAAACACGTCAGAAATATAGACAGTCACTTTTTATCAGCACAAGAGTGTATTATGGCAGGATACTTTCAAAACCAGCATCCGAATCCATGCCGTTTTTCACCGAGTGGTTATTTTGGCTCAAAGTTCGTCACAGTCTGTGTCACAG GTGACGATAAGAATCAAGTGCACATGGAAGGATACGAAGTCTCTAATCAGTGCATGGCATTGGTACGTGATGGGTGTCTAGTCCCAACCAAGGATGCGCAGGAGCTTGGCTACGTTATTGAGTCCACAGATAAGCAATATGTTCCTGATGTTTACTATAAG GAAAAAGATAGTTACGGCAACGAAGTATCCAGATTAGCCAGACCTCTGCCAGTTGAGTACCTGCTGGTCGATGTTCCAGCTTCGACACCGCTTACTCCACAGTTTACTTTTCACGTAAACGAGGACAACACGCCGTTTCCAGTTGAaaatag GCTAGTCGATGGACAGCTACAAGAATTCAGTTCTCTTTGTACGTACATGCAGCAGTTTGCGCCGAACCAATTCTTTGAGGCAATATCTGATTTTCATCTACTTCTCTTTATTGCCACAATGGACATGCTGCCAATGAAG GATTATATGGTACCACTGTTGACGGCGATACGTTCAGGGAATCGAGAACAAGCTTTGGAATGGGCACATTCTGAACACTGGGCAACTGTAGAGCAGTTGATATCAGCAACAGCTGCAACGACTCCACATGCACCGCAAGGAATAACGTTTAGCAACAATCCTGGAGCATCCATGTCTGCAGTAGGTGTAGGTACTAGTGCTGGTACCGGAGCAGCAGTTAATCCAGTTCCTGAGCAACCTCTGTGGACATGTCGTCATTGCACATTTATTAATCCTGCCGATCTTGCGACATGTGACATGTGCAGCTTACCAAGGTAG
- the LOC107222108 gene encoding nuclear protein localization protein 4 homolog isoform X2 — MSKSTLITLRVQSPEGTKRIEVRPTDTVRDLFEKVHDTFNLDSFSFGLYKLKNHKDELVSSRSKTVLGTGLSHGDMVYLVPLNGTVLRPQDGPSTSSASINIPAEPMPSTSRLSQGSMAINSSRPLASVTEDEVDQQLWKLDGKIQQKRDEKLCRHGANGCCVHCSPLEPFDEAYLKEQNIKHLSFHSYLRKLTAGVDRGKFLQLEDISCRIKTGCKDHPPWPRGICSKCQPNAITLNRQQYRHVDNVMFENASLVERFLNYWRSTGHQRVGYLYGRYEIHSDVPLGIRAVVAAIYEPPQDSTRDTVSLLPDPRQELVDELARLLGLQRVGWIFTDLIAEDVKKGTVKHVRNIDSHFLSAQECIMAGYFQNQHPNPCRFSPSGYFGSKFVTVCVTGDDKNQVHMEGYEVSNQCMALVRDGCLVPTKDAQELGYVIESTDKQYVPDVYYKEKDSYGNEVSRLARPLPVEYLLVDVPASTPLTPQFTFHVNEDNTPFPVENRLVDGQLQEFSSLCTYMQQFAPNQFFEAISDFHLLLFIATMDMLPMKDYMVPLLTAIRSGNREQALEWAHSEHWATVEQLISATAATTPHAPQGITFSNNPGASMSAVGVGTSAGTGAAVNPVPEQPLWTCRHCTFINPADLATCDMCSLPRMLM; from the exons ATGTCAAAATCAACGCTAATT acTCTCAGAGTTCAATCACCCGAAGGCACCAAACGGATAGAAGTGAGACCGACTGATACAGTCCGTGATCTCTTTGAAAAG GTACATGATACGTTTAACTTGGACAGCTTTAGTTTTGGATTATATAAACTAAAAAATCACAAGGATGAACTCGTATCTTCTCGAAGCAAAACAGTCCTTGGAACAGGATTGTCTCACGGCGATATGGTCTACCTTGTGCCCCTCAATGGCACAGTATTACGGCCACAGGATGGACCATCGACTAGTAGTGCCTCCATAAATATTCCTGCCG AACCAATGCCGAGTACGAGCAGATTATCGCAGGGATCTATGGCCATCAATTCATCTCGACCTCTTGCCAGTGTCACGGAAGATGAAGTAGATCAACAACTGTGGAAGCTTGATGGCAAGATACAGCAGAAGCGTGACGAGAAATT ATGCCGCCATGGTGCAAACGGGTGCTGCGTGCACTGCTCACCATTAGAACCATTTGATGAAGCATACCTCAAGGAACAAAACATCAAGCATTTATCATTCCACTCGTACCTCAGAAAGCTCACAGCTGGGGTTGATAG AGGGAAATTTCTTCAACTGGAGGACATAAGTTGTCGCATAAAGACAGGCTGCAAAGATCACCCACCATGGCCTCGTGGGATTTGCAGTAAATGTCAGCCCAACGCTATCACGTTGAATCGGCAACAGTATCGTCACGTTGATAACGTCATGTTTGAGAATGCTAGTCTAGTGGAGCGCTTTTTGAACTACTGGCGTAGTACCGGACATCAACGTGTTGGTTACCTCTATGGTAGATATGAAATACACTCAGACGTACCCCTAGGCATTAGGGCTGTAGTTGCTGCAATATACGAACCTCCACAA GACAGCACGAGAGATACTGTATCTCTCCTACCAGATCCAAGACAAGAATTAGTCGACGAACTTGCTCGACTTCTTGGTTTGCAAAGAGTGGGGTGGATATTCACAGATTTAATTGCTGAAGATGTCAAAAAAGGCACG GTGAAACACGTCAGAAATATAGACAGTCACTTTTTATCAGCACAAGAGTGTATTATGGCAGGATACTTTCAAAACCAGCATCCGAATCCATGCCGTTTTTCACCGAGTGGTTATTTTGGCTCAAAGTTCGTCACAGTCTGTGTCACAG GTGACGATAAGAATCAAGTGCACATGGAAGGATACGAAGTCTCTAATCAGTGCATGGCATTGGTACGTGATGGGTGTCTAGTCCCAACCAAGGATGCGCAGGAGCTTGGCTACGTTATTGAGTCCACAGATAAGCAATATGTTCCTGATGTTTACTATAAG GAAAAAGATAGTTACGGCAACGAAGTATCCAGATTAGCCAGACCTCTGCCAGTTGAGTACCTGCTGGTCGATGTTCCAGCTTCGACACCGCTTACTCCACAGTTTACTTTTCACGTAAACGAGGACAACACGCCGTTTCCAGTTGAaaatag GCTAGTCGATGGACAGCTACAAGAATTCAGTTCTCTTTGTACGTACATGCAGCAGTTTGCGCCGAACCAATTCTTTGAGGCAATATCTGATTTTCATCTACTTCTCTTTATTGCCACAATGGACATGCTGCCAATGAAG GATTATATGGTACCACTGTTGACGGCGATACGTTCAGGGAATCGAGAACAAGCTTTGGAATGGGCACATTCTGAACACTGGGCAACTGTAGAGCAGTTGATATCAGCAACAGCTGCAACGACTCCACATGCACCGCAAGGAATAACGTTTAGCAACAATCCTGGAGCATCCATGTCTGCAGTAGGTGTAGGTACTAGTGCTGGTACCGGAGCAGCAGTTAATCCAGTTCCTGAGCAACCTCTGTGGACATGTCGTCATTGCACATTTATTAATCCTGCCGATCTTGCGACATGTGACATGTGCAGCTTACCAAG
- the LOC107222108 gene encoding nuclear protein localization protein 4 homolog isoform X3, translating to MSKSTLITLRVQSPEGTKRIEVRPTDTVRDLFEKVHDTFNLDSFSFGLYKLKNHKDELVSSRSKTVLGTGLSHGDMVYLVPLNGTVLRPQDGPSTSSASINIPAAEPMPSTSRLSQGSMAINSSRPLASVTEDEVDQQLWKLDGKIQQKRDEKLCRHGANGCCVHCSPLEPFDEAYLKEQNIKHLSFHSYLRKLTAGVDRGKFLQLEDISCRIKTGCKDHPPWPRGICSKCQPNAITLNRQQYRHVDNVMFENASLVERFLNYWRSTGHQRVGYLYGRYEIHSDVPLGIRAVVAAIYEPPQDSTRDTVSLLPDPRQELVDELARLLGLQRVGWIFTDLIAEDVKKGTVKHVRNIDSHFLSAQECIMAGYFQNQHPNPCRFSPSGYFGSKFVTVCVTGDDKNQVHMEGYEVSNQCMALVRDGCLVPTKDAQELGYVIESTDKQYVPDVYYKEKDSYGNEVSRLARPLPVEYLLVDVPASTPLTPQFTFHVNEDNTPFPVENRLVDGQLQEFSSLCTYMQQFAPNQFFEAISDFHLLLFIATMDMLPMKDYMVPLLTAIRSGNREQALEWAHSEHWATVEQLISATAATTPHAPQGITFSNNPGASMSAVGVGTSAGTGAAVNPVPEQPLWTCRHCTFINPADLATCDMCSLPRF from the exons ATGTCAAAATCAACGCTAATT acTCTCAGAGTTCAATCACCCGAAGGCACCAAACGGATAGAAGTGAGACCGACTGATACAGTCCGTGATCTCTTTGAAAAG GTACATGATACGTTTAACTTGGACAGCTTTAGTTTTGGATTATATAAACTAAAAAATCACAAGGATGAACTCGTATCTTCTCGAAGCAAAACAGTCCTTGGAACAGGATTGTCTCACGGCGATATGGTCTACCTTGTGCCCCTCAATGGCACAGTATTACGGCCACAGGATGGACCATCGACTAGTAGTGCCTCCATAAATATTCCTGCCG CAGAACCAATGCCGAGTACGAGCAGATTATCGCAGGGATCTATGGCCATCAATTCATCTCGACCTCTTGCCAGTGTCACGGAAGATGAAGTAGATCAACAACTGTGGAAGCTTGATGGCAAGATACAGCAGAAGCGTGACGAGAAATT ATGCCGCCATGGTGCAAACGGGTGCTGCGTGCACTGCTCACCATTAGAACCATTTGATGAAGCATACCTCAAGGAACAAAACATCAAGCATTTATCATTCCACTCGTACCTCAGAAAGCTCACAGCTGGGGTTGATAG AGGGAAATTTCTTCAACTGGAGGACATAAGTTGTCGCATAAAGACAGGCTGCAAAGATCACCCACCATGGCCTCGTGGGATTTGCAGTAAATGTCAGCCCAACGCTATCACGTTGAATCGGCAACAGTATCGTCACGTTGATAACGTCATGTTTGAGAATGCTAGTCTAGTGGAGCGCTTTTTGAACTACTGGCGTAGTACCGGACATCAACGTGTTGGTTACCTCTATGGTAGATATGAAATACACTCAGACGTACCCCTAGGCATTAGGGCTGTAGTTGCTGCAATATACGAACCTCCACAA GACAGCACGAGAGATACTGTATCTCTCCTACCAGATCCAAGACAAGAATTAGTCGACGAACTTGCTCGACTTCTTGGTTTGCAAAGAGTGGGGTGGATATTCACAGATTTAATTGCTGAAGATGTCAAAAAAGGCACG GTGAAACACGTCAGAAATATAGACAGTCACTTTTTATCAGCACAAGAGTGTATTATGGCAGGATACTTTCAAAACCAGCATCCGAATCCATGCCGTTTTTCACCGAGTGGTTATTTTGGCTCAAAGTTCGTCACAGTCTGTGTCACAG GTGACGATAAGAATCAAGTGCACATGGAAGGATACGAAGTCTCTAATCAGTGCATGGCATTGGTACGTGATGGGTGTCTAGTCCCAACCAAGGATGCGCAGGAGCTTGGCTACGTTATTGAGTCCACAGATAAGCAATATGTTCCTGATGTTTACTATAAG GAAAAAGATAGTTACGGCAACGAAGTATCCAGATTAGCCAGACCTCTGCCAGTTGAGTACCTGCTGGTCGATGTTCCAGCTTCGACACCGCTTACTCCACAGTTTACTTTTCACGTAAACGAGGACAACACGCCGTTTCCAGTTGAaaatag GCTAGTCGATGGACAGCTACAAGAATTCAGTTCTCTTTGTACGTACATGCAGCAGTTTGCGCCGAACCAATTCTTTGAGGCAATATCTGATTTTCATCTACTTCTCTTTATTGCCACAATGGACATGCTGCCAATGAAG GATTATATGGTACCACTGTTGACGGCGATACGTTCAGGGAATCGAGAACAAGCTTTGGAATGGGCACATTCTGAACACTGGGCAACTGTAGAGCAGTTGATATCAGCAACAGCTGCAACGACTCCACATGCACCGCAAGGAATAACGTTTAGCAACAATCCTGGAGCATCCATGTCTGCAGTAGGTGTAGGTACTAGTGCTGGTACCGGAGCAGCAGTTAATCCAGTTCCTGAGCAACCTCTGTGGACATGTCGTCATTGCACATTTATTAATCCTGCCGATCTTGCGACATGTGACATGTGCAGCTTACCAAG
- the LOC107222108 gene encoding nuclear protein localization protein 4 homolog isoform X4, protein MSKSTLITLRVQSPEGTKRIEVRPTDTVRDLFEKVHDTFNLDSFSFGLYKLKNHKDELVSSRSKTVLGTGLSHGDMVYLVPLNGTVLRPQDGPSTSSASINIPAAEPMPSTSRLSQGSMAINSSRPLASVTEDEVDQQLWKLDGKIQQKRDEKLCRHGANGCCVHCSPLEPFDEAYLKEQNIKHLSFHSYLRKLTAGVDRGKFLQLEDISCRIKTGCKDHPPWPRGICSKCQPNAITLNRQQYRHVDNVMFENASLVERFLNYWRSTGHQRVGYLYGRYEIHSDVPLGIRAVVAAIYEPPQDSTRDTVSLLPDPRQELVDELARLLGLQRVGWIFTDLIAEDVKKGTVKHVRNIDSHFLSAQECIMAGYFQNQHPNPCRFSPSGYFGSKFVTVCVTGDDKNQVHMEGYEVSNQCMALVRDGCLVPTKDAQELGYVIESTDKQYVPDVYYKEKDSYGNEVSRLARPLPVEYLLVDVPASTPLTPQFTFHVNEDNTPFPVENRLVDGQLQEFSSLCTYMQQFAPNQFFEAISDFHLLLFIATMDMLPMKDYMVPLLTAIRSGNREQALEWAHSEHWATVEQLISATAATTPHAPQGITFSNNPGASMSAVGVGTSAGTGAAVNPVPEQPLWTCRHCTFINPADLATCDMCSLPR, encoded by the exons ATGTCAAAATCAACGCTAATT acTCTCAGAGTTCAATCACCCGAAGGCACCAAACGGATAGAAGTGAGACCGACTGATACAGTCCGTGATCTCTTTGAAAAG GTACATGATACGTTTAACTTGGACAGCTTTAGTTTTGGATTATATAAACTAAAAAATCACAAGGATGAACTCGTATCTTCTCGAAGCAAAACAGTCCTTGGAACAGGATTGTCTCACGGCGATATGGTCTACCTTGTGCCCCTCAATGGCACAGTATTACGGCCACAGGATGGACCATCGACTAGTAGTGCCTCCATAAATATTCCTGCCG CAGAACCAATGCCGAGTACGAGCAGATTATCGCAGGGATCTATGGCCATCAATTCATCTCGACCTCTTGCCAGTGTCACGGAAGATGAAGTAGATCAACAACTGTGGAAGCTTGATGGCAAGATACAGCAGAAGCGTGACGAGAAATT ATGCCGCCATGGTGCAAACGGGTGCTGCGTGCACTGCTCACCATTAGAACCATTTGATGAAGCATACCTCAAGGAACAAAACATCAAGCATTTATCATTCCACTCGTACCTCAGAAAGCTCACAGCTGGGGTTGATAG AGGGAAATTTCTTCAACTGGAGGACATAAGTTGTCGCATAAAGACAGGCTGCAAAGATCACCCACCATGGCCTCGTGGGATTTGCAGTAAATGTCAGCCCAACGCTATCACGTTGAATCGGCAACAGTATCGTCACGTTGATAACGTCATGTTTGAGAATGCTAGTCTAGTGGAGCGCTTTTTGAACTACTGGCGTAGTACCGGACATCAACGTGTTGGTTACCTCTATGGTAGATATGAAATACACTCAGACGTACCCCTAGGCATTAGGGCTGTAGTTGCTGCAATATACGAACCTCCACAA GACAGCACGAGAGATACTGTATCTCTCCTACCAGATCCAAGACAAGAATTAGTCGACGAACTTGCTCGACTTCTTGGTTTGCAAAGAGTGGGGTGGATATTCACAGATTTAATTGCTGAAGATGTCAAAAAAGGCACG GTGAAACACGTCAGAAATATAGACAGTCACTTTTTATCAGCACAAGAGTGTATTATGGCAGGATACTTTCAAAACCAGCATCCGAATCCATGCCGTTTTTCACCGAGTGGTTATTTTGGCTCAAAGTTCGTCACAGTCTGTGTCACAG GTGACGATAAGAATCAAGTGCACATGGAAGGATACGAAGTCTCTAATCAGTGCATGGCATTGGTACGTGATGGGTGTCTAGTCCCAACCAAGGATGCGCAGGAGCTTGGCTACGTTATTGAGTCCACAGATAAGCAATATGTTCCTGATGTTTACTATAAG GAAAAAGATAGTTACGGCAACGAAGTATCCAGATTAGCCAGACCTCTGCCAGTTGAGTACCTGCTGGTCGATGTTCCAGCTTCGACACCGCTTACTCCACAGTTTACTTTTCACGTAAACGAGGACAACACGCCGTTTCCAGTTGAaaatag GCTAGTCGATGGACAGCTACAAGAATTCAGTTCTCTTTGTACGTACATGCAGCAGTTTGCGCCGAACCAATTCTTTGAGGCAATATCTGATTTTCATCTACTTCTCTTTATTGCCACAATGGACATGCTGCCAATGAAG GATTATATGGTACCACTGTTGACGGCGATACGTTCAGGGAATCGAGAACAAGCTTTGGAATGGGCACATTCTGAACACTGGGCAACTGTAGAGCAGTTGATATCAGCAACAGCTGCAACGACTCCACATGCACCGCAAGGAATAACGTTTAGCAACAATCCTGGAGCATCCATGTCTGCAGTAGGTGTAGGTACTAGTGCTGGTACCGGAGCAGCAGTTAATCCAGTTCCTGAGCAACCTCTGTGGACATGTCGTCATTGCACATTTATTAATCCTGCCGATCTTGCGACATGTGACATGTGCAGCTTACCAAGGTAG
- the LOC107222108 gene encoding nuclear protein localization protein 4 homolog isoform X1, translated as MSKSTLITLRVQSPEGTKRIEVRPTDTVRDLFEKVHDTFNLDSFSFGLYKLKNHKDELVSSRSKTVLGTGLSHGDMVYLVPLNGTVLRPQDGPSTSSASINIPAAEPMPSTSRLSQGSMAINSSRPLASVTEDEVDQQLWKLDGKIQQKRDEKLCRHGANGCCVHCSPLEPFDEAYLKEQNIKHLSFHSYLRKLTAGVDRGKFLQLEDISCRIKTGCKDHPPWPRGICSKCQPNAITLNRQQYRHVDNVMFENASLVERFLNYWRSTGHQRVGYLYGRYEIHSDVPLGIRAVVAAIYEPPQDSTRDTVSLLPDPRQELVDELARLLGLQRVGWIFTDLIAEDVKKGTVKHVRNIDSHFLSAQECIMAGYFQNQHPNPCRFSPSGYFGSKFVTVCVTGDDKNQVHMEGYEVSNQCMALVRDGCLVPTKDAQELGYVIESTDKQYVPDVYYKEKDSYGNEVSRLARPLPVEYLLVDVPASTPLTPQFTFHVNEDNTPFPVENRLVDGQLQEFSSLCTYMQQFAPNQFFEAISDFHLLLFIATMDMLPMKDYMVPLLTAIRSGNREQALEWAHSEHWATVEQLISATAATTPHAPQGITFSNNPGASMSAVGVGTSAGTGAAVNPVPEQPLWTCRHCTFINPADLATCDMCSLPRMLM; from the exons ATGTCAAAATCAACGCTAATT acTCTCAGAGTTCAATCACCCGAAGGCACCAAACGGATAGAAGTGAGACCGACTGATACAGTCCGTGATCTCTTTGAAAAG GTACATGATACGTTTAACTTGGACAGCTTTAGTTTTGGATTATATAAACTAAAAAATCACAAGGATGAACTCGTATCTTCTCGAAGCAAAACAGTCCTTGGAACAGGATTGTCTCACGGCGATATGGTCTACCTTGTGCCCCTCAATGGCACAGTATTACGGCCACAGGATGGACCATCGACTAGTAGTGCCTCCATAAATATTCCTGCCG CAGAACCAATGCCGAGTACGAGCAGATTATCGCAGGGATCTATGGCCATCAATTCATCTCGACCTCTTGCCAGTGTCACGGAAGATGAAGTAGATCAACAACTGTGGAAGCTTGATGGCAAGATACAGCAGAAGCGTGACGAGAAATT ATGCCGCCATGGTGCAAACGGGTGCTGCGTGCACTGCTCACCATTAGAACCATTTGATGAAGCATACCTCAAGGAACAAAACATCAAGCATTTATCATTCCACTCGTACCTCAGAAAGCTCACAGCTGGGGTTGATAG AGGGAAATTTCTTCAACTGGAGGACATAAGTTGTCGCATAAAGACAGGCTGCAAAGATCACCCACCATGGCCTCGTGGGATTTGCAGTAAATGTCAGCCCAACGCTATCACGTTGAATCGGCAACAGTATCGTCACGTTGATAACGTCATGTTTGAGAATGCTAGTCTAGTGGAGCGCTTTTTGAACTACTGGCGTAGTACCGGACATCAACGTGTTGGTTACCTCTATGGTAGATATGAAATACACTCAGACGTACCCCTAGGCATTAGGGCTGTAGTTGCTGCAATATACGAACCTCCACAA GACAGCACGAGAGATACTGTATCTCTCCTACCAGATCCAAGACAAGAATTAGTCGACGAACTTGCTCGACTTCTTGGTTTGCAAAGAGTGGGGTGGATATTCACAGATTTAATTGCTGAAGATGTCAAAAAAGGCACG GTGAAACACGTCAGAAATATAGACAGTCACTTTTTATCAGCACAAGAGTGTATTATGGCAGGATACTTTCAAAACCAGCATCCGAATCCATGCCGTTTTTCACCGAGTGGTTATTTTGGCTCAAAGTTCGTCACAGTCTGTGTCACAG GTGACGATAAGAATCAAGTGCACATGGAAGGATACGAAGTCTCTAATCAGTGCATGGCATTGGTACGTGATGGGTGTCTAGTCCCAACCAAGGATGCGCAGGAGCTTGGCTACGTTATTGAGTCCACAGATAAGCAATATGTTCCTGATGTTTACTATAAG GAAAAAGATAGTTACGGCAACGAAGTATCCAGATTAGCCAGACCTCTGCCAGTTGAGTACCTGCTGGTCGATGTTCCAGCTTCGACACCGCTTACTCCACAGTTTACTTTTCACGTAAACGAGGACAACACGCCGTTTCCAGTTGAaaatag GCTAGTCGATGGACAGCTACAAGAATTCAGTTCTCTTTGTACGTACATGCAGCAGTTTGCGCCGAACCAATTCTTTGAGGCAATATCTGATTTTCATCTACTTCTCTTTATTGCCACAATGGACATGCTGCCAATGAAG GATTATATGGTACCACTGTTGACGGCGATACGTTCAGGGAATCGAGAACAAGCTTTGGAATGGGCACATTCTGAACACTGGGCAACTGTAGAGCAGTTGATATCAGCAACAGCTGCAACGACTCCACATGCACCGCAAGGAATAACGTTTAGCAACAATCCTGGAGCATCCATGTCTGCAGTAGGTGTAGGTACTAGTGCTGGTACCGGAGCAGCAGTTAATCCAGTTCCTGAGCAACCTCTGTGGACATGTCGTCATTGCACATTTATTAATCCTGCCGATCTTGCGACATGTGACATGTGCAGCTTACCAAG